A segment of the Hippopotamus amphibius kiboko isolate mHipAmp2 chromosome 8, mHipAmp2.hap2, whole genome shotgun sequence genome:
CAACCTAGATTCCAACTTATTTCCTTACAGCAAAATAATTCCACCtgaataaaaaattcaaatattaaaaaaagtcttACAAAGTACTAAGAggaatgaatatttttcttctcttgagcTATTTCTAACTATGACATGAAAACCTAGTGGCACAAAGGAAAGGATATGTAAATGTGACCACCTACAGTTTAAACATCACAATGGAAACAGGTACAACAAAGATGAGATACTAATAAACAGTAGAGAACGTGTTTTCAACACAAATGACAATGTGCTGTACTCTTAATTAACAAAGATACCACACGAATCCATATTCTCCAAGTCCAAACAGCCTAATACAAATATGGACCAAGGACACAGACCAGCCAATGGCCCACAAGACAAAAAGATCTTCAATTTCATCAATAATCAGATATGGCAGATAAAACAATATCTCACTGTTTGCCTCTTTCATATTTACAAGACCTAGAAGGCAAACACACCGCTGACGGGCTCAGAGGATGCTggcccccagggccccaggcaCACCTCAACTGTGCATGCTGTCCCAGCAGCCCTGTTTATTATCCTAAGGGGACAATTGTTAAACCTACAGGACTGCATGCTTGATAGCTTCACTGTTGTTTCAAATAGTGAAAAGCTGGAGATAACTTAAACATCCTTTACTAACAAACTGGCTAAATGAATAATGGTATCAGAATGCTACGTGATAACTAAAAGTCAAGGTACAGATCTTTACTGACATAGGAAGGGTGCAAGATATACTGCTGAGTGAATAAGTTATTAAAAGCatatctggggcttccctggtggcgcagtggttaagaatccgcctgctaatgcggaggacacaggttcaagccctggtcagggaagatcccacattgctatagagcagctaagccccagagccacaactactgagcccacatgccacaactactgaagcctgcgcacctagagcccgtgctctgcaacaagagaagccaccgcaatgagaagcccacacactgcaacaaagagtagcccccgctcaacgTGACTAGAGAAAGGCCTcgagcagcaaagaagacccaacgcagccaaaaataaaataaataaatttattttaaaaaattaagggagattgggatggccatatatccattactaataagaaaaaaaatatcaaactgtacactttaaacatatgcagtttattgtatgtcaattgtatctcaataaaagttcttaaagggaaaaaaattaaaaaaataaaataaaagcatatctGGTTAAGATTTCATTTATGGAAATTATGCACACATCTGGGTACCTGTACTTAGAAGGATGGTGGTGAGAGTATTATCACAGGTATATTTTTAGATGCTGCGATTTCCAATGATTTTCACTTTACCCTTCAGACTTCCTTGTACTTACATTTCCTTTGTGAACCACGCCATTCTTATGAAAATAgccattaaaaagcaaaagaagttaAGGCCCAACCACACAGAGCTGTCGCAGCAGAGAAAACCCAAGACATTCACTAGAATGTGTCCTCGAGACTAAAACAGCTTAGATGGTTCCCAGCAAACCTCTCaagtttttcataataatttatgtcttagagaaaaaaaacatcCCTTGCTGGTTTTTCTACACCCTCCCTTAGTGACAAAAATCCACACTCAACAATGCACTGCGTGTCCCTGCAGAGGGGGCGAGCCTTTGCTGAGTCACCAATGCACTAAGGGACAGGCTGCCGAGGACCCTGAGGGTTTGGGAACAGCGAGCCCCAGGACATCAACGCTGACAAGGGGTGGGGCCAACTCCTCTCCAGCTGTGGGAGAGAAGACTCTGGAATATGTCATGTTGACTCAAACccaacataaaaaaagaaatccgaAAGTACAAGGACCTTTCTGCCTGTCCCTGCCAGCGTGGGCAGTGGTGGCaggtgtgactgtgggcaagctGACAAGATAAGCAGGGCTGTCGGTGTGTGGCCTGGTGGCTGAGGCAGTGGTGCCCCCGTAAGCCCCGCCCTCTGCGGGCAGAGCAGGCACAATGAGGCTTACCAGACAGCAGGAACGCTCCCCTTTGCAGAGCCCCGAGGCTCTCGGTCAACATGTTTTTCCACGTCAAACCCCTGGTGGTCAGGTAGTTCTGTCACAGGGAAACGGGCAAGAGAAGAAACACAAGCTTGGAGAAAGTAACACTAAAATGGCCAAGTGCGCTGAGATTTCAAAAAAGGCTCTGGAGGGTGGGTAAAGCCAAAGCACCTAAGGGGGTGGGCACTTGCAGGGGGTGCGTGCTGCGTGAGGTTAGGGGGCCTGCTTCCAGAACCACAGCCTGGACGGCCCGGAAGCCTTGCGGAGCAGGGGGCCTGGGACAGATATGGTATCCCACCCACACACTACCGCACAAGACTTTCGTCCAAGGTGCTTCTTCTGAGTCTCAAGAGGTAGCTAGCTTTAGCACCTCGAGTGTAAGAGTCAGCACACTCTCTCTCTGAAATTCTGCAAAGACACTCCTGGCACAGGAGCAGCGAGACACCTCACCTTGGCTGCAGTGGCCACAGGCCCATGACCATGTGACAAGGGAGCCAGGGGTCTGGATCTGTGCTCTGCCCTCGAGACATGTGGAGCTGCTTGGCTCCTTCTGTGCAAACCTACAAGAAAGTGCCCTGTGGACACCTCGCCCGAGTGCGGCGGGGCTGAGGAGGTGGCGTTCCGGGGAGAAGGCCCTCGCCCTGGGGGCCAATGCCGCACGTAATCAGGCTGAGGGCCAGGTGCCTGGCACATTCAACACTGAAGTTCTGGGAGCCGGCTGCCCCCTGAGACTCGAGAAGAGAGCCAGACGGCAGTCCTGGTTTGACCCAAGGGCCGGTcgctcccccgccccaccctgcaCAGCCAAGCAGGAGCTGGAACTGTCGGGGGGCATGAAGGAGTCACTATCTGGGGGGAACACACGGAGAAGCAGACACGGTGGCAGCACTAGCCAGAAGCGCAGTCACAGGTCCCCCGCCCGGCCTCACCTTCAGGACGTCCGACTCGTAGTTGTTGTTGCTCAGCACTCCATCCAGACACCGGTCACCCAGGTTGAGTTCTGTTGGGATGGAGGGAAGCAGTGTTACTGTTTCACACACACTTTATGAAAGTACCGCTCACCTGATGCTTAAGTACCCAAACTCCCTTCATTATGGATTCACAAAGAATACGAAATTCCAGGACAAGATACAGTTCCCAACAGAGAAGAGGTGGTACAAGGCCTTCTGTTCCACGCTCCCCGGAAACAACTAGGCCGCGTAGCCCCGGGTCTGAGGTCGTGACGTCCGAACATGCAATTTTAGTGGGGGTGGTGCTCGTACATGACTCAGTGTCCCCTGCTGTTATTGCTGGCTTGCAGCTGACACTCACTGACGCTCGCAGACCTACACAGACCACCAGGGAGAGGGGCCAACTAGTGTGACCACGTGGCCTCTCTCTCCTCAGGCACACGGCCACCCCCCCACTGGCCTCAGTGCACTGAGGGAACACAGAAAGGCGGCGGTGATCAGTGGCAGGGCCGGCATTACCACAGAACGGGGCCAGGCAGCCGAGGCAGCCGGTGCGGGCGCAGCCCCAGTACAGGTGGCAGAAGGGCTGCAGGCAGATGGCACCTGCGGACACAAAGCAGAGACACCAGTCACGCCATGCCGTGAGGAGGAAGTTCAAGAAACCAGTAAATAAACGACACGCTTGATTTTCATAGTAATCCACAGACTGTAAATTAAGATGCCACACAGTTCCTCTATCAGACCTTAAAACGACACCttggacccgggttcaatccctgctcggggaTCTGACATCTGGCAAAGTTGCGCAgtgaatggaatggaatagaatgaCACCTTGGATAACTACTGTGCGGACACACGTCAGATACAGAATCCAGAGAGAGAGCCCCACTGTGTGCAAACTTCATGTATGACAGGGGCGGGGTTATCAACTGGTGGGAAAAGACACATTCAACGCTGTCCTGCAAGGACACCTGACAACACAGGTGGAAATGCAAATACATTCTTacttcacaccacacacacaagtCCATGACACATAGAACCCTGTGCTGGAAGGACACACGGGAGTGGCTCCGAGCTGGGGAGGGGCCCCAGGAGACGGggcacacccacaccctcactcACACTGCTGGGGGGCGATGCGGGGGTCCCGCTCGCGCTCCGCCCTCCGGTCGGGCATGGGCTGGAAGCAGCAGGTGCATATGGCGTGGCTTCCCTGCAGGGCGCACACGTAGTCCTGGGCTGTGGAACAGACAGGACGCTCAGGCTGGTGCTGCCAGCACACCACACCTAGAGGGGCAGCTACACGCATGCACGAGGACACAGACCTACAAGAAAACCCAGACAGAACTCAGGCCCATTTTCCTAACAGCCAAGTGACGGTCTACCGCTCAAACTAAAAAGTTCAAATAGATTCAAAAATGACCGAAGTTATCTTctggttcagtagttgtagcaagATTTCAAAGACCACGTGAAGGTTTTCTACTGTTTCCCATAAAGGAAGGGCGGGCCATAAAACAGTAAAGCGGCTCATCCGATCTCTGCTGGCTGACCTGCACCAGGAGCTGTGTCCCTGTGGCCCAGCCTCCGGTCACTGAGGCACCACACAAGGCTCTGCCTGGGCACATTTGCTACAGTCCCAGTGGGGCCTTCCATGCACTGCCCCAGCCGTCCCCACCCGAGGGGCCTGCAAGGAAGCCCCTGAGACCTGTGGCCCAGCATCATGGCAGATGGTTCAGAATGTGGCTCTGGGTCACAATCCTCAGGTCAGTAGCCTCTTGACAGGCTCAGGCTGACAGTGGCAGAGAGGCCAGGCCCTACAATACGGGCCCACAAACCACAGTCCACACGCCCACTTTCTGTATCTTGGTGGCACCTGGGAACCTGCCACCACTGAAACAAGCAGTGAACAGTCAGCTTAGGGCAGCTCTAGTAACATCATGTCCTGTTGCTGTAAAGAGGCCAGTCCCTCACTGGAGGGGCCTCTGTGTGATGGTCATTTTGGCTTTGGCAAGCACCATGGGGGATGCTGACTGCCCTGAGGTGGGCAGGGTAGGGGTGAGGGGGTGTTACAATTGGGACTGAATCCCCGGGTGTGTCCAGAAGTGGAAGCCCACAAACGAAGTTAAGCACCTTGTTTTTTAGCTCAAAACAAGTTATGAGAAGTAATGAGCTATTCGAGCAGAAAGGAGCCAGTACAAGGGCTGCCCGCTTCCCGAatggtcaggagaacatggaagGTGTAGCCATCTCACCTGTCGTGACACTGGCGGATGTCGATGGTGCATCCCCAGGGGCCTGTGGTTCCCCCGGCTCATTGccgggccctgggcagggaaggggcTGCCCCGCCTGTCTGCGGTACTCAGGGCACTGTCTGCACACGATGTATGGCTGGCTGCAAGGAAAGCAGACCCGGAGCTTGGAGGAATGAGGAGACACCTGCTCTGGCCGTGTGTGAGGGTGGGGACGACGGCCCAGCCCTGGTGACGGGACAAGATCCAGATCCCTGCTCAAGGGCCTTGTCCCGGCTGCACGTGTCAGCTCCGCACCGGCTGCATGCCTGGAGTCTGCGAGGGGAAGGACGGCTTGGTGCCCACCCTGCACAGCAGCAGTCGGCAGGCACTactccccaccacctcccagcTCCCCTTCCCCGCACGTTCCTGGAGCCCTCTCCCCTTGGCCACTCCTGGGGTCCTGAGACATCTCCTCCCTGCCCGTTCCCCTCTGAGCCATCCCTGGGGGATGTCCACCCAGTGCACACTCTTCCCCCCTTCATTAAAATCTGAGCAGAACGCGCCAGGGCTGGATGCTGCGGTCCTCAGGGGCTTTCACCCTGCTGTATGCACTTCAGCTGAGCTTTCACACCTGCAGATGGTAAAACAGAATCTGCAGGAAAGGCAAGCATGGACTCCCCTCCTCATCTCAGCCAGAGAACGCCTGCCTGAGCCTGCCACCAACGGGAAGGTCAGGCAAGACTGGACTAGAAAACGCAGCAACACTGAAAAGGCACTCAGCCTCATGTAAGAGAAACAGGTAAACGGGAATAAGATACCAGCTGGTCCCTTCACACTGAGTGTTGCAGGGGTCACTGCCATCCCTCCGCATACCCTGTGGGGAACCATTGCCAGGACTTTGATGGGCATTTGATGACAGACATCAGAAGTCCAGCAAGGCGTCCTCTCAGTGAGACGCCTGACCTGAGCATCCTACTTCCATGTACTTATCACCAAGAAATGACTGGACATGTGCACGAAGCTATAAATGCAGGACATGCACTGCAGCTTTGTTCCTGAAttcaaaatattacaaaaaatgttttaaatgggaTAAAAATAAGTATTATGACCACACATATATATGGCCACATAAATACATAGTAAAATGTTCACACTAAAgtgatttttggttttctttttgcttgacCATTATGTGCTAAATTttgtgaaaagaaacaaagataataaaCTCCGGGGGGGGGCGGAATTGTTTTTTGTCTTCTTAAATATTACAGCCTCAACACAAAAATTCATACCCTGAGCTTCTGAGTCAGGAAACATCAACATTCTACAGCAGATAAAATAAGGTCTCCTAGGACTGCATCCTCTCTGCCAGGTGACGGTGGCTTTTCTGCAACAGCATCCTGACAGATGGTAAGTACTGCGACTTATGCTACAGGACGTATGGTCACTAGATAAGCTATGAGAGTGAGTGTGCTTCTGTGGTGTTTGTCTCAGCCCATGAATCAAGGCCCTTGAAGACTGAGCAAATAAAAAGGTATCACTTACTGTAGCAATCATCTCACAGTAATTAAGCCAAAGcgttatgctgtacaccttgaaCTTATATAGTGCGGTATGTTAGTTATATCTtaataaactggaaaataaatacaagtaagcaacaaaaaacaagaataaatgttccacatataccaaaaaaaaaccccaacaaaacaaaaaccaccaacaaaaaaaacaacaaaaaacactgtCATAGGAGGCAGGGCAGTGAGCAAGCCTCATCACTGTCACCCGCACGAGCAGCGTCCTCGGTACAAGGTAAGTGACACTGCCACCAGGTCGCACCTCAGCAGCGGCCCACACCAGAAGGTCCCAGGGGGCGGTCAGACCTGCTTCCACTCCACTCCATGCCCAAGAGGCTCACCTAATGTCCGAGGACTCGCTGTCCACGTCCGACAGCTCCAGCAGGTCCTCGGAGCTCCCCTCCTCGTCGGAGAAGGCCCTCCTGACCTTGGGCTGCAGCATGTCCTGCGTGATCCTGTTCCTGGCAGCCATGCTGCGCACGTCCTCCTCGCTGCGCCTCTTGGCCGGGTGCTGCAGCAGGTACGCCTCCACCAGGTTGTTGAGGATGTGGTTTTTACAGATCCGCTCCACGGGACAGCGACAGGTGGGGCACAGGGAGGAGCGCTCCATCCAGCCTGAGTAGCAGGCGGCGCAGAAGGTGTGCATACAGGGCTGCAGGCTGAGGGCACAGACGGGCCTTCAGACGCCCTGGGGAGCACTCGTGGTGGAGCGTCTCCCTGGCAAGCACAGCAGCCCCCAGATACCAGGGTACCAGGGCCATGGCCGGCATGGGCGTGAGCAGCAGGGACCCAAGGGTCACGCTGCCTCTTTCCCTGGAGGAGGATGTGGTCCTGCTCAGACTGAGATTCgggtacaaaacagaaaaatgaggcaactggctcccccaccccacgcaCTTTTGACTGAGCAGAGCCTCAAACCAGTGCTTCTCAGGCGCTCCACCCACACCATGCACGGGGCCCGCTGCTGGCAGGGCCTGCACCCTCAGCTAACACAGGGGGGTGACACCTACCTTCCACAACCTGCCTGAGAAGCAGTCTCTGGGAAAAACATGGCGTTCAACTGCAACTGCTCTAACTCTCTGCGGGTCAACTACAAGAAACTAGAGGCCACGCAGCAACCTGTGTTCCAGGAGGGCCAGGGGCCACCAGGACTGCGAAGAGCGGAGACACTGGGTGTGGATGGAAAAGACCCACACTTAAGCCGAGCTCCGACAGACCAATTCTCAAGTTCCCACAGAAAAGCAAGGCGAGACCTTCGTCCTGGCACATTCACCCCACGTTCACTGTGGCGCTTCCTTCACTACGAGACACTGACCACTTGGTACAGCTCCCCTGCTCTACCTGAGGTGGACCTGCCACTGAGGTCAGAGCCACTGCATGTCAGTCTCCGCTAAGCCTCAGTCAGCGGCCCAGTATTCAGCTCACTGGCCAGGCGAGGAAAATGGCTATGGTAACCTGAGTGGGCGTGGCCCCGCCTGCCCCCTTGGGCGCACCTCACACAGTCGTGCAGCAGATCCTGGCAGATGATGCATGTGAGTGTCTCCTCCATCTTGTCTGGCTTCACGGCTGCAGCTCTGATGTCAAGGGCGGCGTGGGGGTCTCTGCTCGGGTCTGCGACCAGCACGGGCAGACTCAGGTCAGGCTCCCCATCTACAAGGGAAAGGGACATGTTCTGACCATCAGGACCACGGAGGAAACACGCTCCATCTCTTGGTTTTCCAGACGCCTTAACCTGTGGACGGGAGACCCAGTCctctctgtatatttttttttaattgttaaattttatttatttattgcctgcacttcgcagcatgtgtgatcttggctcccagaccagggatcaaacacgtgcctcctgcagtggaagcgtggagtcctaaccactggacggccagggaagtcccctcactgtaTTTTAAAGGGCGTTTTTATGAAGGTTCAAAATAAGTCTCATATTCCAGCATGTTTAAGTTTTGTTTTAGTTAGCAGCATAAACAAGACATTCAGGATACATGGGTAAGAGATAAAGGCCAGTTGTCAAACAGCATTTGTGTATAAAGtcatttttgtttaaacaaacaaaaaacgcgACTCATACGCACACAGGAAAATGCTGGAAAATACAGTCCCTCGAAtgttatcaaaagaaaaattttttcttttttttgctggtgtgttttaatttttctataatcatagattaatttttattttcacttaaagaagcacttacaatttaaaaagtcaaatatttaaaagaaaacaacagcagcaagCCTCTGCCCCAGCCTGTCCTCATCTTCACCCTCCCTCCTCTGAGGAAACGACCTTGGTGTTTTCTAGCTGTTTCTTCTGGTCCAACCTCTGTGTTTCTGAATTGTCATGCTACGTTTAGGCTGATGGATTTTAGATACCATCTCCTGACATCCATTAAAGCAGAGAAGGCTTCTGCCCCTCTGGGTCTCCTTCCCAATATTATTCTAACATAACTATTGGTtcagtatattatatatatattattatacttaAATATTCACTGCTCGGCCAAACAGtataattttcttccttatacaatttttcatttctgatagagTTAAAAATGGCTTCATTTTTACACTTGTTTTTTTTATGTACCTATTGCTGATTCATTCCACACCTTCCCAGGCCAATCGACTCAATTTTCCACTCAATACATCAGACAATCCAGCTTCTTCCTGGGGCCGTCCCTCCCTCCTGTCACACTGCTGCAACCCGTGAGCAGCTCTCAGGCCTGCCTCACAGCTACTGTCCTACCAACAACATTCCCAAGTGTTTTTTACAATCTTTTTAACTTTGGCTTTTAAAGTACACGTTTTTCTCTAAATCATCTTTAACACGAAGGTTCAAACTATCACTTAAAGATAATATACTCTTAAAAATCGGCTGTTTTATCAGGACAGAGCTGCAACTCAAGAATGTGGTTTCCAGACCAACAGCACATCCTGACAGTAAACACAGGGCAATCCCAATGGCAcaagcaggaaagaaaaggccCAGGTTGCCATCTGGAAGATGCTGAGGTACCACAAGCATCAGTCTAAGACGGGGTTCTCAGGCTTCTGCAGACGGTGGGCCCCAACAGGCGCAGGTGGGATGCTGCTGTTGGGGCCCCGCGGCTACATGGACCCTTGAGACTCTGACCTGCTTTTGCTCTCTTCTTAATGGGCTCCAAATCCTCTGGATCCTGGGGTTCTGACAGAGAAAAGGATGCCCCCTCTCTGTCTGGGAGAGCTGAAGGGAAGCTGGAGATGTCATCACTTGCCACCGATGGACCACACCCTTTTGGGGAGACGTCTGCAcctctggagcctgtgagaaGGACAAACAAGAGACATTTGGATTCACCTGCCTCGGAAGAAGAGAGCGGTTCAGTGTGTCACTGATTCAAACCAGGTGCAGGTAATCCAAGATGccgtttaaaaaacaaacacaagggtTCACTTTGTGTGATTTTTACAGTATATGAATTAtaacctgtaaaaaaaaataccacagtcTTGTGGTCCCTGACCTTCAGCGTTTCTCTTGGGGATGGAACAAGACAACACTTATTACTATAGAAATCTTACTACTGACAGCCTGATGCCTGATGCCACCTCTGAACTCCTCAGTGGCTAGTCTGTCTCTATAACAAGGCAGAGCAAGATTAGTGAACAAAAAGCAATGCAGCTACCACCCCAAGATCCCCATCTCACCGAAGCTGGAGGGAAGCCCTCGCCCTGCAGAGGTGGGCTCCATGGAAGAGGTAGAGGCCGTGGGGAAGAGGTCCGACATGGATGTCGATGGCTGTGGTTCCTCAAAGCACACCTGAGTGGCAGGCGGCGGCAGCAGGACCTGGGGGTCCTGGGGGTCATCCCCTCGCCCTGCACCTGAGGTATCTTTGGTCACGtggaacacattttctttattagcTTCTGTAAGCACAAAGGAGCAGAAGCATAACACGGTCAGGGCGCAGGTGGAGTACCGCTGCCTCAGGAGACGTTCCAGCGGACGGAGAGAGTCAGCAC
Coding sequences within it:
- the CHFR gene encoding E3 ubiquitin-protein ligase CHFR isoform X1 — protein: MERPGEGEQQPWGRLLRLGAEEGEPHVLLRKREWTIGRRRGCDLSFPGNKLVSGDHCKIIVDEKSGQVSLEDTSTNGTVINKLKVVKKQTCPLQTGDVIYLVYRKNEPEHNVAYLYESLNEKQGATQDSFEANKENVFHVTKDTSGAGRGDDPQDPQVLLPPPATQVCFEEPQPSTSMSDLFPTASTSSMEPTSAGRGLPSSFGSRGADVSPKGCGPSVASDDISSFPSALPDREGASFSLSEPQDPEDLEPIKKRAKADGEPDLSLPVLVADPSRDPHAALDIRAAAVKPDKMEETLTCIICQDLLHDCVSLQPCMHTFCAACYSGWMERSSLCPTCRCPVERICKNHILNNLVEAYLLQHPAKRRSEEDVRSMAARNRITQDMLQPKVRRAFSDEEGSSEDLLELSDVDSESSDISQPYIVCRQCPEYRRQAGQPLPCPGPGNEPGEPQAPGDAPSTSASVTTAQDYVCALQGSHAICTCCFQPMPDRRAERERDPRIAPQQCAICLQPFCHLYWGCARTGCLGCLAPFCELNLGDRCLDGVLSNNNYESDVLKNYLTTRGLTWKNMLTESLGALQRGAFLLSDYRITGNTVLCYCCGLRSFRELTYQYRQNIPASELPVAVTSRPDCYWGRNCRTQVKAHHAMKFNHICEQTRFKN
- the CHFR gene encoding E3 ubiquitin-protein ligase CHFR isoform X3, which gives rise to MERPGEGEQQPWGRLLRLGAEEGEPHVLLRKREWTIGRRRDVAYLYESLNEKQGATQDSFEANKENVFHVTKDTSGAGRGDDPQDPQVLLPPPATQVCFEEPQPSTSMSDLFPTASTSSMEPTSAGRGLPSSFGSRGADVSPKGCGPSVASDDISSFPSALPDREGASFSLSEPQDPEDLEPIKKRAKADGEPDLSLPVLVADPSRDPHAALDIRAAAVKPDKMEETLTCIICQDLLHDCVSLQPCMHTFCAACYSGWMERSSLCPTCRCPVERICKNHILNNLVEAYLLQHPAKRRSEEDVRSMAARNRITQDMLQPKVRRAFSDEEGSSEDLLELSDVDSESSDISQPYIVCRQCPEYRRQAGQPLPCPGPGNEPGEPQAPGDAPSTSASVTTAQDYVCALQGSHAICTCCFQPMPDRRAERERDPRIAPQQCAICLQPFCHLYWGCARTGCLGCLAPFCELNLGDRCLDGVLSNNNYESDVLKNYLTTRGLTWKNMLTESLGALQRGAFLLSDYRITGNTVLCYCCGLRSFRELTYQYRQNIPASELPVAVTSRPDCYWGRNCRTQVKAHHAMKFNHICEQTRFKN
- the CHFR gene encoding E3 ubiquitin-protein ligase CHFR isoform X2 gives rise to the protein MERPGEGEQQPWGRLLRLGAEEGEPHVLLRKREWTIGRRRGCDLSFPGNKLVSGDHCKIIVDEKSGQVSLEDTSTNGTVINKLKVVKKQTCPLQTGDVIYLVYRKNEPEHNVAYLYESLNEKQGATQDSFEANKENVFHVTKDTSGAGRGDDPQDPQVLLPPPATQVCFEEPQPSTSMSDLFPTASTSSMEPTSAGRGLPSSFGSRGADVSPKGCGPSVASDDISSFPSALPDREGASFSLSEPQDPEDLEPIKKRAKADGEPDLSLPVLVADPSRDPHAALDIRAAAVKPDKMEETLTCIICQDLLHDCVSLQPCMHTFCAACYSGWMERSSLCPTCRCPVERICKNHILNNLVEAYLLQHPAKRRSEEDVRSMAARNRITQDMLQPKVRRAFSDEEGSSEDLLELSDVDSESSDISQPYIVCRQCPEYRRQAGQPLPCPGPGNEPGEPQAPGDAPSTSASVTTAQDYVCALQGSHAICTCCFQPMPDRRAERERDPRIAPQQCAICLQPFCHLYWGCARTGCLGCLAPFCELNLGDRCLDGVLSNNNYESDVLKNYLTTRGLTWKNMLTESLGALQRGAFLLSDYRITGNTVLCYCCGLRSFRELTYQYRQNIPASELPVAVTSRPDCYWGRNCRTQEIQSHL